The Thalassotalea psychrophila genome window below encodes:
- a CDS encoding DUF4136 domain-containing protein translates to MKLSYFKLAALLLLLSGCATTYNPDIDYNPEYNFNQLQTFVVLDDFEANQQASKTLNRNLSSLDNDRLIKAISNTLKQKGMIEADKTDADMQVRFQLVTKDKTQLRTYNTGFYQCWRCRGHYGYGGIAPVQQVEIKDYVEGTIIIDFVDPAEGKSVWRSVVSKAIKKTKIPVEEKQAKIQELVNAMLVSFKAPVLPAQ, encoded by the coding sequence ATGAAATTATCATATTTTAAATTAGCTGCTTTATTACTATTATTATCTGGTTGTGCCACAACTTATAACCCGGATATAGATTACAACCCGGAATATAACTTTAACCAGTTACAAACATTTGTTGTTTTAGATGATTTTGAAGCAAACCAGCAAGCGTCAAAAACTCTTAACCGTAATTTAAGCAGTTTAGACAATGATCGTTTAATTAAGGCGATAAGCAATACGCTAAAACAAAAAGGTATGATTGAAGCTGATAAAACTGACGCTGATATGCAAGTACGTTTCCAGTTAGTTACTAAGGATAAAACTCAACTTAGAACCTACAACACTGGCTTTTATCAATGTTGGCGCTGTAGAGGCCATTATGGATACGGTGGTATAGCTCCTGTACAACAGGTTGAAATTAAAGATTATGTTGAAGGTACCATTATTATTGATTTTGTCGATCCTGCAGAAGGAAAGTCAGTTTGGCGCTCTGTCGTGTCTAAAGCGATTAAGAAAACCAAGATACCTGTTGAAGAAAAACAAGCTAAAATACAAGAATTGGTTAATGCCATGCTAGTAAGTTTTAAAGCTCCTGTTTTGCCAGCCCAATAA
- the hinT gene encoding purine nucleoside phosphoramidase gives MNEETIFSKIIRQEIPTPLLYQDDLVTAFRDISPKAPSHILIIPNKLIPTTNDVEEEDELTLGRMITVAKKLALEEGISEDGYRLIMNCNNHGGQEVYHIHMHLLGGKRLGPMLSV, from the coding sequence ATGAATGAAGAAACCATATTTTCAAAAATAATTCGTCAAGAAATTCCAACACCTTTGTTGTATCAAGATGATTTGGTGACTGCTTTTCGTGATATTTCTCCAAAAGCTCCTAGTCATATTTTAATTATTCCTAACAAACTTATTCCAACGACTAATGATGTCGAAGAAGAAGATGAATTAACGCTTGGAAGAATGATCACCGTAGCTAAAAAACTAGCGCTTGAAGAGGGCATTAGTGAAGATGGTTATCGATTAATTATGAATTGCAATAATCATGGTGGGCAAGAGGTTTATCATATTCATATGCATTTGCTTGGCGGGAAACGATTAGGACCAATGCTATCGGTTTAA
- a CDS encoding TonB-dependent receptor, producing the protein MNLQNAFKATKSSLATAITLALIPTTVLAQTTTEAELDKDLEVIQVVGDFREQNLQKTASSLSVVNNDDIALRNAQNLEEIVLATPNVNFSSGSSRARYYQIRGIGERSQFKEPINPSVGVIIDEVDFTGIGSATSLYDVKQVEIFRGPQGTKFGASAMAGVINITTFDPAQDFEGSVKVMAGNYNSSSLGLMLSGPATDKLGYRFAIEQFQSDGFIENTYLDKEDTNNKDELTVRTKLQYKPTNDLIIDMSLFYLDFDNGYDAFSLDNNRETLSDQPGFDTQETVATSVKATYSGLNTFDVVTIVSYADSDLDYGYDEDWSNAELCLENDCPWGDYSSTDHYFREKTTSTQELRLVSKPDHQILANTTSWVAGIYHKTEDEDLLRQYTYNDGDYLSEFEATTIAGFVQLDSKLSNNLTLTTGIRFEDRDADYSNSEGTSFEPSDSMVGGKVVLAYEATDDSLVYGSVNRGFKAGGVNSTGSLSDENREFEPEYVMNYELGLKQNYLDGDAYARFAIFYMDRTDMQVSTYAANKRPDGSEEFITYLDNAAEGTNQGIEIDAAWNISDSFEVYGAFGLLDSEYVDFINGNGDDLSGREQAHAPKYQYNVGVNYYVNDQWLVNVNVDGKDEYFFSDTHEEKSDAIDLVNASITYFQDSWQVKLWGRNITDKDYQTRGFYFGNDPRDSYTAKGYYQLAAPAEFGVTLDYQF; encoded by the coding sequence ATGAATCTTCAAAACGCTTTTAAAGCTACTAAATCATCTTTAGCTACTGCTATTACATTGGCTTTAATTCCAACAACTGTACTTGCCCAAACAACGACTGAAGCTGAATTAGACAAAGACCTTGAAGTTATTCAAGTAGTCGGCGATTTTCGTGAACAAAACTTGCAAAAAACGGCATCGTCTTTATCAGTCGTTAATAATGATGATATAGCCCTGCGTAACGCGCAAAACCTTGAAGAAATTGTCCTAGCTACACCCAATGTGAATTTTTCCAGTGGTTCAAGTCGTGCCCGTTATTATCAAATTCGTGGTATAGGTGAACGTAGTCAGTTTAAAGAGCCAATTAACCCATCGGTTGGTGTCATAATTGATGAAGTAGATTTCACCGGAATTGGTAGTGCAACGTCATTATATGACGTTAAGCAAGTAGAAATTTTTAGGGGCCCTCAGGGAACTAAATTTGGCGCAAGTGCAATGGCTGGTGTCATTAATATTACTACCTTTGATCCGGCTCAAGACTTTGAAGGCTCTGTTAAAGTAATGGCGGGTAATTATAATTCTTCATCATTAGGTCTGATGTTATCAGGCCCTGCAACCGATAAACTTGGGTATCGCTTTGCTATAGAACAATTTCAAAGTGATGGATTTATTGAAAATACTTATTTGGATAAAGAAGATACCAATAATAAAGACGAATTAACTGTCCGAACTAAACTTCAATACAAACCAACAAACGATTTAATAATCGATATGTCATTATTCTATTTAGATTTTGATAATGGCTATGACGCGTTTTCTTTAGATAATAACCGCGAAACCTTATCTGATCAGCCAGGGTTCGATACTCAAGAGACCGTAGCTACGAGTGTAAAAGCTACTTATAGTGGTTTAAACACTTTCGATGTAGTCACAATAGTCAGTTATGCCGATTCAGATCTTGACTATGGTTATGATGAGGATTGGAGTAATGCTGAACTATGTCTAGAAAATGATTGCCCTTGGGGAGATTACTCTTCAACAGATCATTATTTTCGAGAAAAAACGACATCGACACAAGAGCTTAGATTAGTTTCAAAACCCGATCATCAAATACTTGCCAATACAACATCTTGGGTTGCTGGAATTTATCACAAAACTGAAGATGAAGATTTACTGCGTCAATATACCTACAATGATGGTGATTATTTATCAGAATTTGAAGCTACTACTATTGCTGGTTTTGTTCAGCTAGACAGTAAACTTTCAAATAATTTAACTTTAACAACCGGTATTCGTTTTGAAGACAGAGATGCTGATTATAGTAATTCAGAAGGTACGTCGTTTGAGCCTTCCGATTCTATGGTAGGCGGTAAAGTTGTTTTAGCTTATGAAGCAACAGATGATAGCTTAGTGTATGGCTCGGTTAACCGCGGATTTAAAGCCGGCGGGGTTAATTCAACGGGAAGTTTAAGCGATGAAAATCGTGAATTCGAACCTGAATATGTAATGAATTACGAATTAGGCTTAAAACAAAACTATCTAGATGGTGATGCTTACGCTCGTTTTGCAATATTTTATATGGATAGAACTGACATGCAAGTTAGCACCTATGCAGCCAACAAACGTCCAGACGGTAGTGAAGAATTTATTACTTACTTAGATAACGCGGCTGAAGGCACTAACCAAGGTATTGAAATTGATGCTGCTTGGAATATAAGCGACTCTTTTGAAGTGTATGGCGCGTTTGGTTTATTAGATTCTGAATACGTAGATTTTATTAATGGTAATGGTGATGACTTATCCGGTCGAGAACAAGCTCATGCGCCAAAATATCAATACAATGTAGGTGTTAATTACTATGTGAATGATCAATGGTTAGTGAATGTGAATGTAGATGGTAAAGATGAATATTTCTTTTCAGATACTCATGAAGAAAAATCTGATGCCATTGATTTAGTAAATGCATCAATCACCTATTTCCAAGACAGCTGGCAAGTTAAGCTGTGGGGCCGCAACATTACAGATAAAGATTATCAGACCCGTGGTTTTTATTTTGGTAATGATCCTCGCGATAGCTATACTGCAAAGGGATATTATCAGTTAGCTGCACCGGCTGAGTTTGGTGTTACATTAGATTATCAATTTTAA
- the pnuC gene encoding nicotinamide riboside transporter PnuC, producing the protein MENILNYFIGLPFWELLAVGLSIAYVVLVAVNNSWCWPAAFISTLIFTIIFYDVSLLMESLLSVYYMAMAVYGWYRWQNSDVLTANNTLPVCTWSLIKHIKLISILVLLSLVLGWGMDNFTHADFAYLDTFTTVFAISTTYLVTIKLLENWLYWFVINSVSLFLYLQKGLEPTAVLAAFNILMCVVGFINWYKLYKTEQLSIAVVIEDNRVISR; encoded by the coding sequence ATGGAAAATATTCTTAATTATTTTATCGGCTTACCTTTTTGGGAGTTATTGGCTGTAGGATTGTCAATCGCCTATGTGGTTTTAGTCGCTGTTAATAATAGTTGGTGTTGGCCCGCAGCATTTATCAGTACGTTGATATTTACCATCATATTTTATGATGTGTCGTTATTGATGGAGTCATTACTTAGCGTTTATTACATGGCAATGGCAGTATATGGTTGGTATCGCTGGCAAAATTCTGATGTGCTTACCGCAAACAATACGCTGCCAGTCTGTACGTGGTCATTAATAAAGCATATTAAATTGATCAGCATATTGGTTTTATTAAGCCTTGTATTAGGGTGGGGAATGGATAACTTTACCCATGCAGATTTCGCCTACCTTGATACATTTACCACGGTATTTGCTATCTCAACCACCTATTTAGTTACCATAAAGCTACTTGAAAACTGGTTGTATTGGTTTGTGATCAATAGCGTTTCATTATTTTTGTATTTGCAAAAAGGACTTGAGCCAACAGCAGTACTTGCCGCGTTTAATATTTTGATGTGTGTGGTTGGTTTTATTAATTGGTACAAATTATATAAAACTGAGCAGCTCAGTATCGCTGTTGTTATAGAGGACAACCGTGTTATCTCTAGATGA
- a CDS encoding phosphotransferase, with protein sequence MLSLDDILSTSLYLDRHVQVVKLSNGLSHQCFKVTKQGVNVFLKVFLKKTDISAEQWQLQIDVQTQAANIGLGPKIIESSYVKGYLITEFIDGKSLRLTDLSLPHKLSHAAKVIYQCQQLKSSMSVFQPQSIISHLLTNAKLSDEKERRIKHLSDKLLSTLSIDHNRLVLSHGDVNFDNIMVYQQLPWLIDWEYCVLAEPEFDLGMCLAINNIDHHWHQSLISHFNSHSAEIQHTAYSATPTKVTRYYEISIIINALWFYSQKHQVRKTSLGNLHQQSIYALDELLSK encoded by the coding sequence GTGTTATCTCTAGATGATATTTTATCTACAAGTCTCTATTTGGATAGGCATGTTCAAGTCGTTAAACTTAGTAATGGTTTAAGTCATCAGTGTTTCAAAGTTACAAAACAGGGAGTTAACGTATTTCTTAAAGTTTTTTTGAAAAAAACTGACATCTCAGCAGAGCAATGGCAACTACAAATAGATGTACAAACTCAAGCAGCAAATATTGGCTTAGGTCCAAAAATAATTGAAAGCAGTTACGTAAAAGGCTACTTAATTACTGAATTTATTGATGGTAAGTCACTTAGATTAACTGATTTATCGTTACCACATAAATTGTCCCATGCTGCTAAAGTAATTTATCAATGCCAACAATTAAAAAGCTCGATGTCAGTATTCCAACCACAGAGCATTATTTCCCATCTTTTAACAAATGCTAAGCTTAGTGATGAAAAAGAACGACGTATTAAACATTTATCAGATAAACTTTTATCCACTTTATCGATAGACCATAACCGTCTTGTACTTAGCCATGGAGATGTTAATTTTGATAATATTATGGTTTATCAGCAACTACCCTGGTTAATTGATTGGGAGTACTGCGTACTTGCAGAGCCTGAGTTTGATTTAGGTATGTGCTTGGCAATTAACAATATTGATCACCACTGGCACCAGTCTTTGATTAGTCATTTCAATAGTCATTCTGCAGAAATTCAGCATACGGCTTACTCAGCAACTCCAACAAAAGTAACGCGGTACTATGAAATTAGCATTATAATCAATGCATTATGGTTTTACAGTCAAAAACATCAAGTTAGAAAAACCTCCTTAGGCAATCTACATCAACAGTCAATTTATGCCCTAGATGAGTTATTAAGCAAATAA
- a CDS encoding sensor histidine kinase — protein MNWKEFIENRNRFFWLLHIGGWIGFALVHFLGSLLHDLRDLFTWVIFLSAYAGAIISIPLRYIYQKAWNLTPIKIALVIISSSFITGLLWQIVKNITYWEIYKHGWKPDSIWYYSQNTLWSFYIILSWSGLYFGIKYYQMLQQERQKVLSANNMANQAQLKMLRYQLNPHFLFNTLNAISTLVLINDNKTANGMVTKLSDFLRYSLDMDPMKKVTLSQEVKAVNLYLEIEKVRFEERLRVTFEVQNNCQNALVPSMLFQPIVENAIKYAIAVKENGGTIAIKVSRFANDLQLEIADDGPGTEIINGNLHRENGVGLVNTKDRLSALYDNNYSIVVSDNIPTGVKINIRIPFQLEHDE, from the coding sequence TTGAATTGGAAAGAGTTTATCGAAAATCGAAATCGTTTTTTCTGGTTGCTGCATATCGGCGGCTGGATAGGTTTTGCGTTGGTTCACTTTCTTGGGTCTTTGTTACATGATTTAAGAGATTTATTTACTTGGGTGATTTTTTTAAGTGCCTATGCAGGTGCAATCATTTCCATCCCGCTACGTTACATCTACCAAAAAGCCTGGAATCTCACTCCAATAAAGATAGCTTTAGTAATAATAAGTTCATCATTCATAACTGGTTTATTATGGCAAATAGTCAAGAATATTACCTATTGGGAAATATACAAGCATGGTTGGAAGCCAGATTCTATTTGGTATTATAGCCAAAACACTCTGTGGTCTTTCTATATCATCTTAAGTTGGAGTGGTTTGTATTTCGGTATTAAGTACTATCAAATGCTGCAACAAGAAAGACAAAAGGTATTAAGCGCTAATAATATGGCTAACCAGGCACAGCTTAAAATGTTGCGCTATCAGTTAAATCCACACTTTCTCTTTAATACGTTAAATGCCATTTCTACACTCGTTTTAATTAATGATAATAAAACCGCGAACGGTATGGTAACTAAGCTAAGTGACTTTTTACGCTATTCGTTAGATATGGATCCAATGAAAAAAGTAACCTTGTCGCAAGAAGTAAAAGCGGTAAATCTTTATCTAGAAATAGAAAAAGTACGTTTTGAAGAACGATTGAGAGTTACTTTTGAAGTTCAAAATAACTGTCAAAATGCCTTAGTGCCAAGTATGTTGTTTCAACCAATAGTAGAAAATGCAATCAAATACGCCATCGCTGTTAAAGAAAATGGTGGCACTATAGCGATTAAAGTATCAAGGTTTGCCAATGATCTGCAGTTAGAAATTGCTGATGATGGTCCCGGCACTGAGATTATCAATGGCAACTTGCACAGAGAGAATGGCGTAGGACTAGTTAACACTAAAGATCGTTTGTCAGCACTATATGATAATAATTATTCCATAGTAGTTAGTGACAATATCCCAACAGGCGTTAAAATAAACATACGTATTCCATTTCAACTTGAACATGACGAATGA
- a CDS encoding LytR/AlgR family response regulator transcription factor, translated as MNKTLKTIIVDDEPLARKGLAVRLGAFENIDVCALCSNGREAIQEITKQQPDLVFLDIQMPEINGFQVVQAIESMHEKMPLIVFVTAFDQYAIKAFEIHALDYLLKPVDHDRLASAIDKVVKTLEHAKDGEHKDKLVQLVSDVTGNDCEQILAELAANAPVSVSQYSDVLAIKDVGETTLVPTKDILCIDAAGDYMCVHTHSGTHILRKTMKDLEEVLDPKVFIRIHRSSIVNKTYIDKFGNHVSGEYYLILTNDKEMKVSRSYKDKVKQAVLG; from the coding sequence ATGAATAAAACGCTAAAAACAATAATAGTTGATGACGAGCCTCTTGCAAGAAAAGGCTTAGCCGTTAGGCTAGGAGCTTTTGAAAATATCGACGTATGTGCATTATGCAGTAATGGCCGTGAGGCAATTCAGGAAATAACTAAGCAACAACCTGATTTAGTTTTTCTTGATATTCAAATGCCAGAAATAAATGGCTTTCAAGTAGTTCAAGCAATTGAAAGTATGCATGAAAAAATGCCTCTTATTGTTTTTGTCACTGCATTTGATCAATATGCAATTAAAGCCTTTGAAATACATGCTTTAGATTATTTACTTAAACCCGTTGATCATGACAGACTTGCTAGTGCTATTGATAAAGTGGTTAAAACCTTAGAACACGCTAAAGACGGTGAGCATAAAGATAAACTCGTACAATTAGTTAGTGACGTTACTGGTAATGACTGTGAGCAAATATTAGCTGAGCTTGCTGCTAATGCACCGGTAAGTGTAAGTCAGTATTCTGATGTGTTAGCGATTAAAGATGTTGGTGAAACAACGTTAGTACCGACCAAAGATATTCTTTGTATTGATGCCGCTGGTGATTATATGTGCGTCCATACACATAGTGGCACTCATATTTTAAGAAAAACAATGAAAGATCTAGAAGAGGTGCTCGACCCTAAAGTGTTTATTCGGATTCATCGCTCAAGCATTGTAAATAAAACCTATATTGATAAGTTTGGTAACCATGTTAGTGGCGAATACTACTTAATACTAACTAATGATAAAGAAATGAAAGTAAGTCGCAGCTACAAAGACAAAGTAAAGCAAGCAGTGTTAGGTTAA
- a CDS encoding ATP-dependent 6-phosphofructokinase: protein MSANQPLKNIAILTSGGDAPGMNAAIRSCTLAALHYGHKVFGFLHGFKGLINNEFILLEEQKVRDIIHCGGTILKSARCPEFLDENNQQLAADHLDNLNIDALIVIGGDGSFCGMLALNKHYKGQLIALPGTIDNDVDGTDHTIGFATAVNTAIDAIDKIRDTADAFERVFVIEVMGRHSGFLALNVGIASGAEQVITFENFKNPGVELQNIAEHIKLCKEKRGASSYLIVAAENLWPQGIDQLCNDLQNYANITCTPCILGYIQRGGSPVPKDRIMATKMGVAAIDAIINGKTMVMIGEVSATIVEVKIKYAVRHKKQVNGDLLMAQNSILDIAELAKINKL, encoded by the coding sequence ATGAGCGCTAACCAACCACTCAAAAATATCGCCATACTGACCAGTGGAGGAGATGCTCCAGGGATGAATGCCGCAATACGTAGTTGTACTCTAGCTGCCCTGCACTATGGCCATAAAGTATTTGGGTTCTTGCACGGCTTTAAAGGGTTAATAAACAATGAATTTATCCTTTTAGAAGAACAGAAAGTAAGAGATATAATTCATTGTGGCGGCACCATATTAAAAAGTGCTCGCTGCCCAGAATTTTTAGATGAAAATAATCAACAGTTAGCGGCAGATCATTTAGATAATTTAAATATTGATGCGTTGATTGTTATTGGTGGAGATGGCTCATTTTGTGGCATGTTAGCACTTAATAAACATTATAAAGGCCAATTAATCGCCTTGCCTGGAACTATCGACAATGATGTGGATGGAACAGATCACACCATAGGTTTTGCCACCGCTGTAAATACTGCAATTGATGCCATAGATAAGATCAGGGATACCGCGGATGCTTTTGAACGTGTTTTTGTTATTGAGGTTATGGGCCGACATAGTGGATTTTTAGCTTTAAATGTTGGTATTGCAAGCGGTGCAGAGCAAGTTATTACCTTTGAAAACTTTAAAAATCCGGGTGTTGAATTACAAAACATTGCTGAACATATAAAACTTTGCAAAGAAAAGCGTGGGGCTAGTAGTTATTTAATTGTTGCTGCTGAAAATCTATGGCCACAAGGTATTGATCAACTGTGTAATGATCTACAAAATTACGCAAATATCACTTGTACACCATGTATTTTAGGATATATCCAACGAGGCGGCTCTCCTGTACCTAAAGATAGAATTATGGCGACAAAAATGGGTGTCGCAGCCATAGATGCAATTATTAATGGTAAAACAATGGTGATGATTGGTGAAGTTTCTGCGACTATTGTTGAAGTTAAGATAAAGTATGCTGTTCGCCACAAAAAACAAGTTAATGGTGATTTGTTAATGGCTCAAAACTCTATTTTGGACATTGCCGAGTTGGCAAAGATAAATAAACTTTAA
- the pyk gene encoding pyruvate kinase: MPRRTKIVATLGPATDDINVLREVIKAGVNVVRLNFSHGVAEDHMLRAKNVRAIAKELNTYVGILGDLQGPKIRVSTFKDGPINLSIGDKFILDADLGKGEGTKDSVGIDYKALPKDVSTGDVLLLDDGRVQLKVESIEGNKVFTVTTVGGPLSNNKGINRQGGGLTAAALTAKDKEDIKLAAKIDVDFLAVSFPRDAADMREARLLAQEAKCNARLVSKIERAEAVNDNDILDGIILASDVVMVARGDLGVEIGDAELVGKQKHIIARSRQLNRVVITATQMMETMITQPMPTRAEVMDVANAVLDGTDAVMLSAETAAGKYPVETVKAMSQVCTGAEKQRSVNISGHRLEMMFEGISETVALSAMYAANHLKGVKAIVSLTESGMTSKIMSRITSGLPIYSLSRHDKTLSKSAIYRGVYPVQFDSTNSSDSELSKDVLKAVLATNISELNDGDLVIFTHGDTMETVGASNTMKVLTVKK, from the coding sequence ATGCCTAGAAGAACGAAAATTGTTGCTACCTTAGGGCCAGCTACAGATGATATCAATGTATTAAGAGAAGTAATTAAAGCCGGAGTTAACGTTGTACGCCTTAACTTTTCACATGGTGTTGCAGAAGATCACATGCTTCGCGCTAAAAATGTACGTGCTATTGCCAAAGAGTTAAATACTTATGTAGGTATTTTAGGTGATTTACAAGGCCCTAAAATACGAGTTTCTACATTTAAAGATGGTCCTATTAACTTAAGCATTGGAGATAAATTTATTTTAGATGCTGACTTAGGTAAAGGAGAAGGCACTAAAGACAGCGTAGGTATCGATTATAAAGCACTGCCTAAAGATGTTTCTACTGGTGATGTGCTGTTGTTAGATGATGGTCGTGTACAACTAAAAGTTGAAAGCATTGAAGGTAATAAAGTATTTACTGTCACAACTGTAGGCGGTCCTCTTTCAAATAACAAAGGAATAAACCGTCAAGGTGGCGGTTTAACAGCTGCGGCATTAACAGCAAAAGACAAAGAAGATATTAAACTTGCCGCTAAGATAGATGTAGATTTCTTAGCTGTTTCTTTCCCACGTGATGCTGCAGATATGCGTGAAGCTCGTCTATTAGCGCAAGAGGCTAAGTGTAACGCTCGTTTAGTATCAAAAATAGAACGTGCCGAAGCGGTTAATGACAATGATATACTTGATGGAATTATTTTAGCCTCAGATGTGGTGATGGTTGCCCGTGGTGACTTGGGTGTGGAAATTGGTGATGCTGAACTTGTTGGCAAACAAAAACACATTATAGCTCGATCTCGTCAGTTGAACCGCGTAGTTATTACTGCGACACAAATGATGGAAACAATGATCACCCAGCCTATGCCTACTCGTGCAGAAGTTATGGATGTTGCCAATGCGGTTCTTGATGGTACTGATGCGGTAATGTTAAGTGCTGAAACTGCTGCAGGTAAATACCCGGTAGAAACGGTTAAAGCGATGTCGCAAGTGTGTACCGGTGCAGAAAAACAACGTTCAGTAAATATTTCAGGGCATCGTCTTGAAATGATGTTTGAAGGTATATCTGAAACTGTTGCATTATCAGCTATGTACGCAGCGAATCACTTAAAAGGTGTTAAGGCGATTGTTTCGTTAACTGAATCGGGCATGACTTCAAAAATCATGTCGAGAATTACTTCAGGTTTACCTATTTATTCGTTATCTCGCCATGATAAGACATTAAGTAAATCAGCGATTTATCGTGGTGTTTACCCAGTACAATTTGACTCAACAAATTCTTCTGACAGTGAATTATCAAAAGATGTGTTAAAAGCTGTATTGGCAACTAATATATCTGAATTAAACGACGGTGATTTAGTTATCTTTACCCATGGTGATACTATGGAAACAGTTGGTGCATCTAATACGATGAAAGTATTAACCGTTAAAAAGTAA
- a CDS encoding MurR/RpiR family transcriptional regulator: MNILEKITNEFDSFSKSERKVAEVILASPATVIHASIAALAKQASISEPTVNRFCRRLDTKGYPDFKLHLAQSLANGTPYVNRHVDENDSAEEYTTKIFDSTLANLEMARKSLDTSLINRAVDVLTQANKISFFGLGASAVVAHDAQNKFFRFNVPVIYFDDVLMQRMSSINSSQGDVVVVISHTGRTKPLVEVAAIARENDAIVIGITDANTPLAKECNIVLSPTVSEDTDLYMPMASRIAQLTLIDILATGFTLRRGSKFRDNLKKVKDSLRSSRFERKE; encoded by the coding sequence ATGAATATATTAGAAAAAATCACCAACGAGTTTGATTCTTTTAGTAAATCAGAACGTAAAGTCGCGGAAGTAATATTAGCTTCGCCAGCAACAGTTATACATGCAAGTATAGCTGCACTTGCTAAGCAAGCGAGTATAAGTGAACCTACAGTTAATAGGTTCTGTCGCCGTTTAGACACTAAAGGTTATCCTGATTTCAAACTACATTTAGCCCAGTCTTTAGCAAATGGTACTCCTTACGTTAATCGACATGTAGATGAAAACGATTCTGCAGAAGAGTATACGACAAAAATCTTCGATTCGACCCTAGCAAACCTTGAAATGGCACGCAAAAGTTTAGACACTAGTTTGATCAATCGTGCTGTTGATGTTTTAACGCAAGCAAATAAAATATCATTTTTCGGTCTTGGCGCTTCAGCAGTTGTAGCCCATGATGCTCAAAACAAATTCTTCCGATTTAATGTACCGGTTATTTACTTTGATGACGTATTAATGCAACGCATGAGTAGTATTAATAGCTCACAAGGTGACGTAGTTGTCGTCATATCTCATACCGGGCGAACGAAACCACTAGTTGAAGTAGCTGCTATCGCTCGTGAAAACGATGCAATTGTGATCGGAATAACCGATGCAAATACGCCACTTGCTAAAGAATGTAATATTGTTTTATCTCCCACAGTTTCAGAAGATACTGATTTATATATGCCAATGGCATCTCGTATAGCACAACTTACATTAATAGATATATTAGCCACCGGTTTTACATTACGCCGCGGATCAAAATTTCGAGATAACTTGAAAAAAGTTAAAGATAGTTTACGTAGCTCACGATTTGAGCGTAAAGAATAA